From the genome of Loxodonta africana isolate mLoxAfr1 chromosome 19, mLoxAfr1.hap2, whole genome shotgun sequence:
CAGAGAAGGGGGAGAAAGCCACCTAAATAAACTCTGCCTTTGTTAGAATTTCATCACATAATTCCAAGAGCGGGAGAGGATAGGAAGGACTGACTGAGCAGATACTTCGTAtcagttctttattcttctcagcAAGCCTGCCAGTAGACATTATTCCTGTTTCACTTTTACGAGGAATTGAGGCCCAGAAAAGTTAAGCCACCTGGCCAAAGGACACCCAGCCAGTAGTAGGCCAAGCCAGCACTCATTCCCACGTCTCTGCCTCCAAATTCCAGCTGTATTTTGCTTGACCTCATGTTTCCCTCCGTGTCTCACTTTTCAGGGAATGGCCGTGAAAACTTGCTTCACTGGAATTCAAGTCACATGAGAGCAGAGACCATGTCTCAGCAATAATTAtttgatgaatggatgaatgaatgaccctccaaaaaacaaaacaaaccaattgccatccagtcaattccaactcatggcgaccccatgtgtgtcagcgtagaactgtgctccatagggttttcagtggctgacttttcagaagtagatcaccagtcctttcatCCGAAGctgctctgggtggacttgaacatccaacctttctgttagcagctgaactgctttaatcaatgcaccaccagggctccttgtttgctccaaaaaaaaaacaaaaactaaacctgttgccagggagccgatttcaactcagtgatcctataggacagaacagaactgccccatagggtttccaaggagcggctggtggatttgaactgccagccttttggttagcagcctgagctcttaaccagtgcaccactagGGATCCTGTTTGCTCCACAGCCCCCCAGAATCTTGGAGAAGCCTCATGCACTTCCCGGTAGAACCAACAGATGGCGGCAAAGGAACGGCCTATGGAAGGAGCCAGAGAACGTTGGCGTTCAGGTTCTTTTATTGATGTCCCCTCCTTTCCCTGAGCCTGCAAAACAGGTAGCTTGAACATTTCCCCTGGAGGAACCGAGAGGTAGTGCTGATTGGCTGCAGTTTACCCTTCCTGTTTCGAGTGCTTTGTCCTGCCTCAGAGGCCAGGATGTTTCCAGAAATCGGGCGTTTACACCAGGAGGGCTTTACTGTCAAATAAACCAGTGCAGAAAAGGCCTGTTCACTTACTACCAGAGAAAAGGCACCATGGCCCCAGGACCCAGCAAGTCAGATGCAGGCTGTCTTAAAACATTGGCCTCACCATCCACATTGTTCTTGTGATTTGCCTGCAAGAAGCTCTGTGGGGGAAAATTTGGGGTGGAGTAGAGGATGGCGGGGCATTTACTGTTGTTGGGGACTGAGGTAGGGATGTTTGGGGGCAGTGTGGTAGTGGTAAAAAGTACACAGCATTAGCTCCCATTATTTTTTGGAAATCAATCTTGCCTTCACGCCAGGGCCAAGTagaaccaagtgggattcatttcAGCAGCGCTTCAGGGTGATGAGGGTCTTCCCCTGACAGTCTCCATTTTATCAGAGAAGAGGAATGAAGAATAACTCGAGTTCCCCTTGAACATTCTGGAATGTTCAGGATGATTCTTTCTGTGTATGGCACTTTCCGTGTACTGTTGGTGTGTTCCTCTGAATAAAAAGTGAAAGCATCTATTTTCCACATTGGTCGGGTGGCTGTGCATGTTTAGGCCGGGACTCCACAcacctgatttgggtaggtgccTACTTTGTTCTCGAGTCAGCTGGGCAGTAGAGAGGAAGGGAGTTGCCTGCATTGAAAAAGAGCCCAGCCTTTGCCTTGTTAATTTTTGCTCTGAAGACAAAAGTCAGGGCCCAAACTATCCCCCTccaacacacacacgcgcgcgcgcgcacacacgcacacacacacacacccctatctTCCAAAATTCAGGGCCTGCGTCTACCAGGTGTGGCCTTAATGAAACAATTAAGTCATTTGGAAGATCTGCGCACAGATGTTAACACCAAATGTATATGGAGGCGGAAGGCAAAGGAGGGTGGAGTCCAAGGAAACCCCCAAAATGAACCGCAATTGTCTCTCTACAACAGGGACTCCCCCTGCGGCCCCTTTCCCCCTAGACCTTGAGGTGGGAGGAACCTAGTAAAAAGTAATTTTGTTTTATGAAAAGTGGTTTCCTTTTATTACCTGTGATAGCCGACTGGGGGTGACCCTAGCAACAGGAAATTAGCACAGAATTCACTGGGGGTGATAATGACTGCTCCTAATCATCTGGTTGATAAGTTAATGTCATTTAATTAATCAACTAATTATACAATGCCTGAGGCCTTCCGGGTCTGGAGGCTTAGCTTCAAAACAAGCAAGGAAATGGTGTCCTTTGCTGAaggtgagagagagggagaccgAAAGAGAGACGGAGTGCTTAAGACTGAAAGGGACTTGGTCAAGGCTGGAGTCACCAGGGACTGCCAAGGACCACCCTAAAGGGTTTCCCTCCACTCATTTCTCCCCTGAGCAGTGAGCTGGTCTTAATTCACTCAGGTCCTCCACTCTCTGAGAATCCCAAGAAAGCTGTAGGTCGCCGCTCCCTTGAAAAAATGCACATATGCCCAATAACACAAGCTTTTGTATAGGATTTCAGGGGGTTCGCTGATGCTGTGACCCTCCCTCACCCGTTAAGGGTCCTGCCCTAGAGAACGTCCAGCTAGCCAAACGGTGGTGGCCTTCGGAGACCAGGGCCATGAGAAGGTCGAGTTTTTATTGGGGTGGCGGGTGCAGTATCCCGCAGGCACACTCCCAGAGCTGAACTCCCCCCCTTGCCTCCAAAATGCTCACACAGGGCGCTCCTATAACCAGGTTGGGAGATCCGGGGAGGGGAGGCGGCTAAAGCAACAACCTCAGACAGCTGGCGCTCCGCTTTCGCTACTGCGCGCGTGAGGGACGCCAGGTCAGGGCATTAAAAACAGTTACGTAAAAGATGCTAGATGCTGGCGCTGGGGACGAGGGTGGACCGCAAAGCGCATAAGTGGCAGGAAGGAAGTACTCGCCCTAATGTCAGTTCTGTGCCTGGGGTGTCCGTGACGCTTTGGGGACCTTGGAGAGGCAGGGGGTGCCAGTGGCAAGAACGCATTGGCAAGGCTTTGCTGGTGCGGGCCTAGGGAAGCAATCTTTTCATCGGGGGCAATTCCCTGACGCGAAATGAGAGCCCTGGTCATTAGCCGGTAACCGATGTGGCGCGGGGATCGTATTTCaaaagctgaaatagactggctGACTGGGATCCTTGGAATAGGGGTGAGGGTGGAGACCCGGAGGACTCGGAAGGTATCCATCCAGGTTCAGATGCCCCTGTCCCTAAGCCTTCTCCCGCTCCTTTCAGTTCCCGGTGTTGAGCTGGGTGCCCTCAGCATTCAGGGACTGGGTCCAGGCAGCGCAGTTGAGACTCGAAGGCCGCCTGACTTCATCCCAGCCACCCAACAGAAGGTGCTTATGTCTTGGACAAATGGAATTGGGGTCCCCATTCCCTCCCCAAGTAATCTGTTGTTTCAGCCCTGCCCAGTCTGCAGCCAAGCCAGAACCCTGGCTCTCCAGGTGCATGGGGCCTACAGTTGCCCAGACTGAGGGAACCTGGACCATGCAGGCCCCTAACCAGGCACTGCTGTTCCAAAGCGGGGCTGCGCCCCAGACACCACTTCTCCCTCCCATCATGGTGGAATCGGTCTCCCCACTAGGCTAGCCTAGCGCTGGACTCCCACCTGGGGCCAGTGTTGGGGGGAAAAGGGCAGGAAAAACTATATTTGCATAGGGTCCTGGAAGCTGGGCAGGGTCAAACCAGGAAAAGAGCCAGCAATCTTTGTGCCCCAGAGACCCACCTGCAATCACAGGGCTGGACACAGCCTTTGCCCCTGGGTAGATGCCGCACAGCAAACTCTAGGGACAGGAGGAGTATCAGAGGCCAGGCAAGGAAAGCCTGAGACACTCAAAGCTGGAGTCACGCTTCATGAccgccggggggggggggggcgcggaGAGTTGAGTTGAGGAAAACCCTAGAATTAACGCGGTTGCCCTACCGACCTGCACACGCCGGGTCTAATTCCCTCTCCCTTGCCCCTCAAATCCAAGCAAAAACCAGGTATCCGCCTCAGTGCCCCGCCAGAGGCAGTTTAAAGTGGTGTTTTCCGTCCCCAATCCACCCCTCTCTTCATCTACCTGGAACAAAGGCCCTGACCCCACGGTCTTCGCCCCGACGGGTCCCACCGGGCAGCGGGGAGGTTGGACCAGTGAGTGGAGCCTAGAAACAGAGGCCTCACTTGCACACTGTGCGACAGATGCCCGAAGAAATTAAAATGTCCTGGAATGAAAAGCGCACAAAACACACACCAAAAGCCAGAACACACCACACCCATAGATTTCTGTGCATCCGGGACATAGGTACCACAGGTATGTATGCCTCCACCTGAGGTAGCAGGAGTGGTTGAGGGCGGACCCTGGATTCCATTTAGGTTGGAATTCTGGCTCCACAATTTCCTAGGTGATCCGGGGTAAGTGATTCAgtgttctgtgcctcagtttcttcctctgtctaACGAGGATTAAAACTTGTCCACACCTGATAGGGTTAATCGTAAGTATTAAAGGAGATCACTTTTGTGGGGTGTTTAACCGGGTGCGTGTCCCTGATATGCCaactattatgtatatatatgcaacaTACACATCTTGATCATATGCATCTTGATTATAAAACAACCAAATGTATCTACATCCGAACTGTCTTGAGCAGGAACTTCTAACTCCAAATTGGAAGAGACGTTTGCAGATGGGGCACGCACGAGTATAGGCAGGCGCACACCCGCTTAGACTTCTAACACCTGTAGTGCCTGGTCCCAGAATACAAACACCCCAAGAGTTACCCATAGGTAGGAACATATACGACTACGTACGTTAAGAGGCCAAGTCGCGTCTCCGCAGCCTCCCATATGCTTGCGAACAACCAGGCTCTCGGCTGGTCGTCTGAGGTCAAATTTGGAAACCAACGAGGCAGAAAGTTCGAGGCCGCTAAGCGTTTCAAGCCTCTTGCGGCGTCCAAAGGCGGCTGCTTGTCTGCTCGCTTAGGGGAAAGGTCAGACCCTAGGTTTTCATCCTTGGGTGGAATTTTTTAAAGGATCTACACCCCGGGAATTTCCCCACAAAGAAAGGATGGGTCCGGGGACAGCGCAgatcttacacacacacatacgcacacacacgcacataaacACACGCTTGCACACGCTCGGCTCCTTCGGGCCTGCCGGGACCCCGGAGGAGGGAGCGCAGGGTCGTGACCCCGGCTCTGGCCGAGCGTGCCCTTCGGCCCCTGCAATTAGCGCCGGGAGGTCAGCAGGAACCCAGACGCCTTCACCCGTGCCTCAAAGCTCAGCAAAAGGCAAGCCCACCCCTCCCTGCCCGCCGATCTCAGACGCCGGGGCGCAGTCCGGCTGGGAGCCCACCTTCTGCAGGGGCGGAGGCGGGAGCTGGAGGGCTCGGCTAGCACCCGCACTTGTCACCTTAAATCTACATATCGCCAAGTCGCTGGGCCCCCGCAAGCCGCGGTAGCTGACCCCAGCTGGGGCCCTCACTGATTGCTGCTCCCGCGAACCCTGGCCTTTGTCCCTGTAGACGCAGCCagattacaaaataaaaaattccaaAGTTATAAAGTAAGGAATGGGGCTTGCAGGGAAAGGGATGTTACATCCAGGGTAGATATCGAGGTGTGTATGTTGAGGAGAATGAAATTCTTTCTCTTGCCATCTATCCATCAGGAATTTAGAtgcagggcgggggggggggggctgccGGAGATTCCTATACACAGCAGCAAGGTACTGGGGCCGAGGGAATAATGAGGGAAGGTCCCTTCCCTGAATTTCCTAACGTTCTTTGGAAATGCACGAGCTGGAAGGGCTGTTTTTCTCATCTGAGGCCCAAACAGGAGTGAAAGTGATATCCAGTAAAGAGACGACGGCTGCTTCTTCCGAGGCTGGGGCTGGGTAGGGGGAGAGCGCGGGCTGGGGGTGGCGGGGATAAGAAGGGGACCTAGGTGGAGCACCCAAATTCCTGAGCCCGGGAGGCTCTGGGGTGCCGGGCGAGCGGCGGCGACCGGGGCGCATTCGCGGATCAGACAGATAGGTGGCACTCGAagcccggaaaaaaaaaaaaaaaaaaaggccaaggcGCCGGTCCGGAGTGGCCTCCGCGGCGTCCGCCGCCACCATAAAGCCTGCGGCGAGATTGCGACCGGCGCCAGGTGAGTAATAGGCTACGAAATCCAGAGAGATTGCGAGCGGTTCACCCCTGTCCATCAGCGCCACAGGAGTTACTCATTAACATCACTATATACAAATAAGATACACaggagattaaaaaagaaaaaaaagaccagcctGTAGGAGAGGCCGGACACACACGTCTGAGCACCATTCCCGAtttagggggtggggagggaaagaggtGAGCGAATCTGGATCGAGAAAACCAAGCGTagcttttcttccttctctgaggCTGAGCTATTTTCTCCGCCACCTGGGACTGCACCTTCTGGGGGGCGCAAGCACTGCGCGCGATGGTGGGGATAAGAACCTGCCCTGTctcaaggtgcctctgagcaTACGGCGCGCGCCCTGGGGATCTTCGGGCCCTCCTGGGTGCAACCTCAAAGGTCCCCATACTCTTGGCTCAAGTCTTCCGAgcctcccccccccgcccttattatcttccctcccacctctggagaggctgtgggggtCTCCACGCACTTGGCCGAAAATGGAAGGGGCTTTGCCCGCCTCTCCAAAGATTTCCCTTTCGGTCCCCTTCCAAGTACTAGATGGAAGAGCGGAGGGAGGTCCTCTTTGCCAGCCGTTCGGGCAGCTCGTAGGTGACAGGGACATGGGGCCGGGCTGGCGGGCTttagggaggggggagggaggcagccGCCAGGCAGGCTCCGGCTGGGTCCTCACGTCACGGCCCCCAGGGCAAGAAAAGGCCGAAGGATTAACCCTCCAGAACCTTCCTGCCTCCCCCCACCCTAACACACACCTCTGAGaagaggctgggggtggggaggctgaAGACCAAAAGACCGACACAGGCTTCACCATTTTTTATTGAATGTCTCtaagataaattgaacttcaaaAGGCAACTCCCCAAACTGCCTGGAGGCGGGTTGGAGGGGAGAAGTGAGGAGGGTGTTGGCCTCCAGGGTGACTTTTCTCCTGGAGAGGGTCAACTATGCGACCTGAAATTACCTTTCTCTTGCAAGGAAAAGTTCTCTCCTCCCTTGCTTGGCCCAGCTAAGTGTGCGCCGAGCGGGCCACGCTTCCCAAGCGCAACGTGGAGAAAGGATGCAGCCTCGTAGGGGAGCCTTGGGCCAGCCTGGTCCAACTGGGACAGCAGAGACTGCTGGGTTGGGGACGTAGTCTCGCCCATTTCTCCAACAACCTGGTCTGGCCGAGCGCGGATTCTGTTAGCCTTTTCCCGCGCCCAACACTGGCGCAGGGAGATATTTTTTGCCTTGGATTCCCCCAGATCGATGTGGAAAGGGAGAGCAAGCTTAAAACGAAAACGTCCGCAGTCCTCGAATTTATTTTTGGCCGTATTCGTGTGGGAAAAGCTGGCTTAGGGAGCGGGGCAGGGCAGTCTTTTTCCATTAAAACTTAAGTATCCGAAATTCTAATCAGCCTCTCCCCTTCCGTGTCCCTTTTTACTCCCAAATTTAACGGAAAAGTCATTTCAAATTGAAGCGGCTTCCCTGGCCTGAGTAAGGGACTTTTTGTTTTTAGCTTCCTAACTCCAGTGACAGTTCATCGCAGTTCACTGGGGGAGGTCTTAATTATTTAAGGGGGAAGGGAAGAGACGGAATCTCCTTCTTTCTTCACTCTTCACCTTCGCAAGTTTCCTAAAGAAAGCAATTAACGTGAGGCCCAaagatatttcaataaaaatttattgaaaTTTCAGTGATGTTTTTAGAGAGGgggggaaaaatacagaaaaccaaAGAACTCATCAACAATTATAACACAAAATATACcttcatgaattttttttccttccaaccaTCTCTCAAGCACCTGACTTTTGTACTGTGAATATCTCTCTGAGGCACTAAGTCAAAACACCATCGATATTAACAACAGCAAATTCCTCTTTGTTTTAAGGAAATCAGAGACCAGCAAAtacaaatacaaaagaaaaaaaaaataggagaatcAAACCACCACCTCTGTGCTATCCCCAGTCCTCAGCAATGTTGGAATCACTCATGGGGAGTTCTATTTTAAGGAGCTGAAAGTGGAGCCTAGAAGTGGCACCCCCTCCCCAATTTTGGCTAAAAGAAGCAGTGGCATTTCTCCCTGCTCCTATTGGACATGTTTTAAaaatcgctttttttttttttgcaggcaaCTCTTCTCAAAGTGTGTGGTGTTGGTGCAGAAAGtgtgttttctcattttaaaagcgGGTCAGGCGACCTTGAAAGAAAACTGActaaagggaaaacagaaaagcCTGACAGTGTGAATTCTATTTACAGAAGAGCTATGTACAATGtcaataaattaaaatttaatttccgAGCATTCATATTCCACCTATTTACAAGAGTTATCAAATAATTACATAAATACTTTGTCTAATAGTCTCGcttcttctttattatttttaaaaccttGTTATTGCATATACAGGAAAGAGAACTGCTGAAGAGGGAAAACAGGACTCCAGCTACAGAGCtttgataaaataaattcattgGTTGTTGTTTCCCCCATCTCCCCCTTTaagttcccccccacccccaccccacaaatTGGCTGGGGTTGCCAATTTGAGGGCTAAAAATTGGAGAAaggagggttagggtcatggtgttTTTCTCTCTAAAAGCAagcattcaaaataaaaaccacaaactACATTACCGTGGGAACATGCAAATAGAGGCCTATAGCGGCTCTTATAACATCACAAGAATATGAAAAAGACACAGATTTCCTTAATATTGACTAAAAAAGGAGGGCAGGGGACCTCCCCCCCCCCAAGCAATGCTGTTCAGTAATTGATTTAGAACTGATAGGCAAGTCACAATAAACTTTTTAATCGCCACAAACAGAATCATGTTTATGTACTCATTtgtcccctcccccccttttaaaaaaatttgtgtgtttttgtttttcacttgacacagcggaggaaaaacagaaatccACCCTGGAGGAGATGCTTTCCCACATCTTCCCCTCCTTCCCTGGTGGGCTTGGCTACCTTTTTCTCCCTGGCCACAGCTCCCAGCCTGCCTCCCTGGTTGCTGATCTGGACAGAAATGCTTTCACTCCCACCCCCAATAGCTCAACGAAACAGATGCTTCTGGGCCCCCCAAATGTGGGCCAGATCCAGGATGTACACCCGGGGCATAGACGACGCCAAGAGGACTGGGTTTCTCTCTCTCCCACATTCTCTCAAGGGAGTCCAACACCCCTTCTTAGACAGGCCTGCCAAGAGGAAGGGCTAAGCTCATGGCACCCCCGTGGTTTATTTTACATCCAACAAAGTGCACTGCGAACTTGACTGGACTGGAATGAAGAGACTTTTCTGGGGAGGGGCTTACGGGGACTCGCTGCGGGACCTGTCCGGCTTGGCTTCCAAGCCGCTGACCAATCGCTGGATACTCTGGAGCTCGCTGGTGGCCGCCTCCTTCTCCCCGCAGAGTTTGGGCGACAAGGACACGGAACTGGAGGACAGCGTGGAGGAGCGGCTGTTGAGTTCCGAGCCCGAGTCCACGGCCACCGAGGCCGGGCTGGCAGCCAGGGTGGCGGCTTTGCCGTCCAGGGGCCCTGCGGCCGCTGCCATGGACGGCAGGGCAGTGGTGAGCAGGCTGCTGCTGTCCGGCACCGGCACGGGGATGGAGTAGGGGCTGTAGCGCAGCCGCGGGCGCATGGTGTTCAGGTTGAGGAAGGGGTGGCGGTGCACGGAGCTGGAGGCCGCTGCGGAGGAGGCGGCAGCCGCTGCAGCCATGTAAGTGTAGGGGTAGGGGAACAGGCTTCCGAAAGGCGACATGGCTAGGCCCTGGGGAAGGAAGAGAAACGCAGGCCGCGAGTCAGCCGAGCAGGGGCAGCCGGTGGGGACGGGCCCACTGCTCCCACCGCCGCCCCCATCCCTTGAGCAAACATTAATCCCTCTCCCTTAATGGGAAGGGGGTGGCAGGGAGGCCTCAGACTTCCCTAGGTTCAAATGTTAGCCCTGTCATCCCAGGCCTAGCTACTTTCcctgccctgggcttcagctttccTGTGGGGGGAGAGGAACCCACAGGGGATTAATTCATATACTTATTGAGGCCTTGGGATATTGAATGAGCTTTGTCACTGTTGGTAGATGCTCTTGaggcaattttgactcatagcaaccccctgtgacagaacagaactgccccatatggtcttTCTGCCAGAGCCACTAGGTAGATTCGAACtagccaatctttcaattagcagccgggCACTTATAGGCTTCATGCCATACTTGGCCCCAGGCCTGTTAAAAATTCTCACACAAGCGTGAGTTACTGTACCTGTTAAACAGAGCTACAGATTTAGATTTGGTCTACCCCACAAGGGTGGCTGAGGGGAAATCAGAGGACCTAAGTTATTTGacataaattattttttcattcttgCTCTCCCCTCACCTCAATCCTAGAAGTTTCTCAAACGAAAAAAACCCAGGAGCGATCTTATGGAAAGGACAAACGGGCTGGGGTGGGGAATAAAAGGGTGTTTGCTACAAAGAACAACAAAGAAATCACCTAGCCTGGTATGCTTGTGTTAcatgtggagaaactgaggcaagcCTCAGGGGTGCAGGAAGTCACTCAGGTAATTAAGTGGCAGAAGCAGTATTTCAAATTCAAGGATCATGGCCGGGGCTAGTTCTCTCTCCGGTAGTGCTTCTTGGCCTGAACACCCCCTGGCCCACCTATCACCTACCCACCTACAACAGGGTCTccaagggaagccagcagaggagATTGAAGAAATTGAGAAAGGCcagaagccagctctttcctcagggcacccccccgcccccagcctccCCATCCCTCCAGGGGTAAGCAAGATCCTGCCTCTTGGCTCAGAAAAGGGAAACGAATGTGCTCAgacaaaacaaaaggcaagaggCAAGAGCCTGCTGCAGCCCGCAGAGCCTCCTCACCAGGTTCAGAGTGTTCGCAGCGGCCTCCAACTCATCCCAGCCACCCTCGTCCCCAGTGTCCCAACACAGCTGTCAGCCCTACACAGGCAGCTAGGCCTGCCCCAgccctgcctgtctctctcctttgacACTTCCCACATGTGCACAAATCCTTAACCCTTTGGAGAATAGACTGGCCtactgggggaggggagaggaaaaagCTATGAATTAGGTGGAAAGGTTGGAAGACTCAACCCCATCCAAGAAgtcactccccccccccccccccgccccccgccaggcCTCCTTTTCTTGTCCGATTCCTGGGGGAGGGCTGGGCAGGAGACACTTAGGAGACCTTTCAGCTCAGAAGTTCAAACAAACCTTGGAATGGGCCCTGGTGTCTGAATGCCTGGAGTTGTCTGAGCCCCACCACCCACCAGCTGaacgaccttgggcaagttacccaacatctctgggcctctgtACAGTGGAGGCGGGGGAGCAgtagagaaagaggaggaggggagGACGGTTCAAATACCTGAGAAGCCAGGACATGTTGCTGGAGGTGGAAGGGCAGGGTGGCTGCGGACGCTCCCGACAGTCCCTGTGCTGCGGCAGCGGAGGCCATGGCTGTGGAATCCAGGCCCGAGACTCCGGTGGAGGCCCCGGACACGGTGGCCAGCAGGGGCCCCATGCCGGCAGCCATGCTGGAGAAGGCGCCCCCCATGGCGAACTGGCCAGGGTGCAGGAAGAGCGGGTGCCCGTTGAAGAACTGCTGGCCCGCCAGGCTGGGGGCGAAGCCAAGCCCCGGCAGAGGGCCCTGGCCCAAGTGCGCGGCGGCCGCGTCGGTCTGCACGGTGAGTGGCGCGAAGGCCTCCTTGCCCGGCAGCGCGCGCGCCTCCTCGGCCTTTGCCGTCACCGCGCCCTCACGCCCCGGGCTCCGGCGCTCCTCCGCGCCCAGGCCACGGGTGCTGGACGAGATGGTAGCCGGGCTGTGGCGCGAATCGGGCGACGCCTTGTCCAGCCGCCCGCCGTCCCGGGGCCGGCCGCCGGGCTCGGCAGCGAAGAGGTGCGCCTTGGCTGCCGGACTGCCCTTGTCGCGGCACGGCTCTTCCGACGTGGTGGTGGAAATCTTGGCTGCGTCGCAGGCCTCCGGGCCGtgctcctctttgctttcagcctcGGCGTCGCTCTCGCCCTCGCTGGGACACAGATCTACCATCGGAGGGGGAAAGAGTGAGGCAGGAGGACATTTAGCTTCAGTCTGGGCCAGTGGGACTCCAGTTCcctttgaatcccagctctggccacttactagctgtgtaactcCCAAGGAGCTCCTTAACCTCTCGCtacacctcagttttctcatctgcaaaatgggagtgATGGTATCTCCCAACTTTGCTGGGAGGATTCAATAAGCTAATAATGCATTAAAGTATTTGGGTAGAGCTGACCCCCACTCCCCCAAGTCCTCAATCACTAGGTCTTTTTGttacaatggattttttttaaacaagctcCTGCTGTGGTGGGCCCTGCCTATAGGTGCATTTTCTCATTTCACtgcaaattcattaaaaaaaaattaaacaaaaaactagCTTACTCTAAATCCACTTCAGAAACCCACTCCAGGTACTTAGAAAGTCTTTGTTCAGTGAGTGATGCGGCTCTGCACCTTCCACCTATTTGTGAATTATTTCTGAAGGATTTGTTTGACCAGAACCCTGACATCTAAATCCGTAATTGCAGAAATGGGCACCTCTCCCTCCAGTGCACACACTCAATGGAACCTTCCCTGTGGTTGCCCCCTCACTGCAGACAGAGATGGGTGATGGGCCCATCGCTCACTGCCAGGAGACAACcacagatacctttttttttttttgccttc
Proteins encoded in this window:
- the TBX3 gene encoding T-box transcription factor TBX3 isoform X2, whose amino-acid sequence is MSLSMRDPVIPGTSMAYHPFLPHRAPDFAMSAVLGHQPPFFPALTLPPNGAAALSLPGALAKPIMDQLVGAAETGIPFSSLGPQAHLRPLKTMEPEEEVEDDPKVHLEAKELWDQFHKRGTEMVITKSGRRMFPPFKVRCSGLDKKAKYILLMDIIAADDCRYKFHNSRWMVAGKADPEMPKRMYIHPDSPATGEQWMSKVVTFHKLKLTNNISDKHGFTILNSMHKYQPRFHIVRANDILKLPYSTFRTYLFPETEFIAVTAYQNDKITQLKIDNNPFAKGFRDTGNGRREKRKQLTLQSMRVFDERHKKENGTSDESSSEQAAFNCFAQSSSPAVSTVGTSNLKDLCPSEGESDAEAESKEEHGPEACDAAKISTTTSEEPCRDKGSPAAKAHLFAAEPGGRPRDGGRLDKASPDSRHSPATISSSTRGLGAEERRSPGREGAVTAKAEEARALPGKEAFAPLTVQTDAAAAHLGQGPLPGLGFAPSLAGQQFFNGHPLFLHPGQFAMGGAFSSMAAGMGPLLATVSGASTGVSGLDSTAMASAAAAQGLSGASAATLPFHLQQHVLASQGLAMSPFGSLFPYPYTYMAAAAAASSAAASSSVHRHPFLNLNTMRPRLRYSPYSIPVPVPDSSSLLTTALPSMAAAAGPLDGKAATLAASPASVAVDSGSELNSRSSTLSSSSVSLSPKLCGEKEAATSELQSIQRLVSGLEAKPDRSRSESP
- the TBX3 gene encoding T-box transcription factor TBX3 isoform X1, giving the protein MSLSMRDPVIPGTSMAYHPFLPHRAPDFAMSAVLGHQPPFFPALTLPPNGAAALSLPGALAKPIMDQLVGAAETGIPFSSLGPQAHLRPLKTMEPEEEVEDDPKVHLEAKELWDQFHKRGTEMVITKSGRRMFPPFKVRCSGLDKKAKYILLMDIIAADDCRYKFHNSRWMVAGKADPEMPKRMYIHPDSPATGEQWMSKVVTFHKLKLTNNISDKHGFTLAFPSDHATWQGNYSFGTQTILNSMHKYQPRFHIVRANDILKLPYSTFRTYLFPETEFIAVTAYQNDKITQLKIDNNPFAKGFRDTGNGRREKRKQLTLQSMRVFDERHKKENGTSDESSSEQAAFNCFAQSSSPAVSTVGTSNLKDLCPSEGESDAEAESKEEHGPEACDAAKISTTTSEEPCRDKGSPAAKAHLFAAEPGGRPRDGGRLDKASPDSRHSPATISSSTRGLGAEERRSPGREGAVTAKAEEARALPGKEAFAPLTVQTDAAAAHLGQGPLPGLGFAPSLAGQQFFNGHPLFLHPGQFAMGGAFSSMAAGMGPLLATVSGASTGVSGLDSTAMASAAAAQGLSGASAATLPFHLQQHVLASQGLAMSPFGSLFPYPYTYMAAAAAASSAAASSSVHRHPFLNLNTMRPRLRYSPYSIPVPVPDSSSLLTTALPSMAAAAGPLDGKAATLAASPASVAVDSGSELNSRSSTLSSSSVSLSPKLCGEKEAATSELQSIQRLVSGLEAKPDRSRSESP